The following proteins are encoded in a genomic region of Mycoplasma sp. NEAQ87857:
- a CDS encoding RNA polymerase sigma factor — protein MYEFDSIIKYLKSQLKSKKQDYFSQEEVFDLLAKKKMFVDEEAMDEFLAVLNQNNLIVDDVDAGDNDDYSVEEFNNEVKQVKNTKKSKSKKETIIEEIDESDIEDIDDSNINIDDDDFGDYDSDDEEYFEDDDTDDYLNTDDDDIEEDDEDEDEEKEDDDDEKLTDDFDDDMDDPFSNLSLDFDADVDLSEDKNKNKNLNNKLTETNDIVKWYMRWIGKYGELLTIEEEKKLAQQMEKGGFRGKRARDKLIQRNLRLVINNAKKYKNRGLTFIDLISEGNAGILKAVQKYDVNKGFKFSTYATWWIRQAITRAVADQARTIRVPVHMVETINKISKIERELQQELGAEPTDELIAERFGNGYTAEKVRYIRKINIDPISLDKQVGKENDSSFSDFVKDDNVISPVDYASQEELSKVLEEIIQTTLEPDEKELLCKRYGVGIDAEGNRYRVHSLEELARDRGGVSKERIRQIENKILRKLKNNSKHGKNLKDFLKN, from the coding sequence ATGTACGAATTTGATTCAATTATTAAATACTTAAAATCTCAACTGAAAAGCAAAAAACAAGACTACTTTTCACAAGAAGAAGTTTTTGATCTTTTAGCTAAAAAGAAAATGTTTGTTGATGAAGAAGCAATGGATGAATTTTTAGCTGTTTTAAATCAAAACAACTTAATTGTAGATGATGTTGATGCTGGTGATAATGATGATTACTCAGTTGAAGAGTTTAATAATGAAGTTAAACAAGTAAAAAACACTAAAAAAAGTAAAAGCAAAAAAGAAACTATCATAGAAGAAATTGATGAATCAGATATTGAAGATATAGATGACTCAAACATTAACATTGACGATGATGATTTTGGTGATTATGATTCAGATGATGAAGAATACTTTGAAGATGATGATACTGATGATTACTTAAACACAGACGATGATGACATCGAAGAAGATGACGAAGATGAAGATGAAGAAAAAGAAGACGATGATGATGAGAAGTTAACTGATGACTTTGATGACGATATGGATGATCCTTTTTCAAACCTTTCATTAGATTTTGATGCTGATGTTGATCTTAGTGAAGATAAAAATAAAAATAAAAACCTTAATAATAAACTTACAGAAACCAATGATATTGTTAAATGATACATGCGTTGAATTGGTAAATATGGTGAGTTATTAACCATTGAAGAAGAGAAAAAATTAGCTCAACAAATGGAAAAAGGTGGTTTTAGAGGAAAAAGAGCTAGAGATAAATTAATCCAAAGAAACTTACGTTTAGTTATTAATAATGCTAAAAAATACAAAAACCGTGGATTAACCTTTATTGATTTAATTTCTGAGGGAAATGCTGGTATTTTAAAAGCAGTACAAAAATATGATGTAAATAAAGGATTTAAATTCTCAACTTATGCAACTTGATGAATTAGACAAGCTATTACAAGAGCTGTAGCAGATCAAGCTAGAACCATTAGAGTACCTGTGCATATGGTTGAAACCATTAATAAAATTTCTAAAATTGAGCGTGAATTACAACAAGAATTAGGTGCAGAACCTACAGATGAATTAATTGCTGAACGTTTTGGTAATGGATATACAGCTGAAAAAGTTCGTTATATTCGTAAAATTAACATTGATCCTATTTCTTTAGATAAACAAGTTGGTAAAGAAAATGATTCATCATTCAGTGATTTTGTTAAAGATGATAATGTTATTTCACCAGTTGATTATGCTTCACAAGAAGAATTATCAAAAGTTTTAGAAGAAATTATTCAAACTACTTTAGAACCAGATGAAAAAGAACTATTATGTAAGCGTTATGGAGTTGGAATTGATGCTGAAGGTAATAGATATAGAGTTCATTCACTTGAAGAACTTGCAAGAGATCGTGGAGGGGTTTCTAAAGAAAGAATTAGACAAATTGAAAACAAGATCTTACGTAAATTAAAAAATAACTCAAAACACGGTAAAAACTTAAAGGACTTTCTTAAAAACTAA
- the dnaG gene encoding DNA primase: MKGEMMKTRISDDLVKEIIAKNNIVEVISEYLPLTKKGNNYWGLCPFHQDSSPSFSVSSNKNIYSCFSCNVSGNALTFLMKKNGWNFYQALDNLAKKINIDLDISNYQVNKNYTDTSLRLIEILDLANSFFKLEITKNSNPKVTQYISSRGLDDLEIRDKFDIGFATTKETLDYFNSLNINEIDLELSGLLNQNKKLIYSQRLTFGIRNQFGDIVGFSARTIDPNDSIKYINTPETIIFNKSKILYNWHNAKPAITTQKEIIIVEGFMDVIACYKANIHNVVALMGVALTVDHLRLISKYKVKLFLDNDQAGINAIIKSIKFLQKNNVAVEVIKNPLLKDPDEILKQYGASALKELVDRNSVSVVDFIYNALIKVHNLHTDVNFGKIDQFAKQLFDTLEFASVQEINYIKNKLNKDYGYQTETNEPKQYNQTRFNNNFSDFELTNFDINQNNQVILPKHNLSHKNKNDLLKIIASNTRIKLLVLTLANPNIHQAFFKHDETEEFYKIRYPELHQLYFEVKNFDLHTLFNEQLIQVLKQKEITNELKAQADSYFDNLSNQIKNDLNFIENNNKNDILNIINNVKLNLRNNVLEILHNVDQQYLNKIDLTIIDYIIDLLKQSFKSDSGSILIAPIIKQEIDDNQYLIKQNKKNNTPVFLHLEEHREKLMKISQSKFKKITW; encoded by the coding sequence ATGAAAGGAGAAATGATGAAAACAAGAATCTCCGATGATTTAGTTAAAGAAATAATTGCTAAAAACAACATTGTTGAAGTTATTAGTGAATATTTACCTTTAACTAAAAAAGGTAATAACTATTGAGGTTTATGTCCTTTTCATCAAGACAGTTCTCCAAGTTTTAGTGTATCTAGTAATAAAAATATTTATAGCTGTTTTTCTTGTAATGTTAGTGGTAATGCATTAACTTTCTTAATGAAGAAAAACGGATGAAATTTTTATCAAGCACTAGATAATTTAGCTAAAAAAATTAATATTGATCTTGATATCAGTAATTATCAAGTTAATAAAAACTATACTGATACTAGTTTAAGATTAATTGAAATTTTGGATTTAGCTAACTCATTTTTTAAATTGGAAATAACTAAAAATTCTAATCCTAAAGTTACTCAATATATATCTTCTAGAGGATTAGATGATTTAGAAATTAGAGATAAATTTGATATTGGTTTTGCTACTACTAAAGAAACTTTAGATTATTTTAATAGTTTAAATATTAATGAAATTGATTTAGAATTATCTGGTTTATTAAACCAAAATAAAAAGTTAATCTATAGTCAAAGATTAACTTTTGGAATTAGAAATCAATTTGGTGATATAGTTGGTTTTAGTGCTAGAACTATTGATCCAAATGATAGTATTAAATATATCAATACTCCTGAAACCATCATCTTTAATAAATCAAAGATTTTATATAACTGACACAATGCAAAGCCAGCTATTACTACACAAAAAGAAATAATTATTGTTGAAGGTTTTATGGATGTTATTGCTTGTTATAAAGCTAATATTCATAATGTTGTTGCTTTAATGGGAGTAGCTTTAACGGTCGATCATTTACGTTTAATTAGCAAATATAAAGTTAAATTATTCTTAGATAATGATCAAGCAGGAATTAATGCTATTATTAAATCAATTAAGTTTCTACAAAAAAATAATGTTGCTGTAGAAGTTATCAAAAATCCTTTATTAAAAGATCCAGATGAAATTCTTAAGCAATATGGTGCTAGTGCTTTAAAAGAGTTAGTTGATCGTAATAGTGTTTCAGTAGTTGATTTTATTTATAACGCTTTAATTAAAGTGCATAATTTACATACTGATGTTAATTTTGGAAAAATTGATCAATTTGCTAAGCAATTATTTGATACTTTAGAATTTGCTTCAGTACAAGAAATTAACTACATTAAAAACAAGTTAAATAAAGATTATGGATATCAAACAGAAACAAATGAACCTAAGCAATATAATCAAACAAGATTTAATAATAATTTCAGTGATTTTGAATTAACTAATTTTGATATTAATCAAAATAATCAAGTTATTTTGCCAAAACACAATTTATCACATAAAAATAAAAATGATTTACTTAAGATTATTGCATCAAATACAAGAATTAAACTACTAGTTTTAACCTTAGCTAACCCTAATATTCATCAAGCTTTTTTTAAACATGATGAAACTGAAGAGTTTTATAAAATTAGATACCCAGAATTACATCAGCTTTATTTTGAAGTAAAAAACTTTGATTTGCATACACTATTTAATGAGCAATTAATTCAAGTTTTAAAACAAAAAGAAATAACAAATGAATTAAAAGCTCAAGCTGATAGTTATTTTGATAATTTATCTAATCAAATAAAAAATGATTTGAATTTTATAGAGAATAATAATAAAAATGACATATTAAACATTATTAATAATGTGAAATTAAACCTTAGAAATAATGTTTTAGAGATCTTACACAATGTTGATCAACAATATTTAAATAAAATTGATTTAACAATTATTGATTACATTATTGATTTACTTAAACAATCTTTCAAAAGTGATAGTGGTTCAATTTTAATTGCACCAATTATCAAACAAGAGATTGATGATAATCAATATTTAATTAAACAAAACAAAAAAAATAATACACCTGTATTTTTACACTTAGAAGAACATAGAGAAAAATTAATGAAAATTTCTCAAAGCAAATTTAAAAAAATTACATGATAG
- a CDS encoding glycine--tRNA ligase translates to MYNKEKMQEIVNHLKNTGFVFQGSEIYGGLSNTWDYGPLGSLLKDNIESQWKKEFIQKEPNNYLIDSKILMNPQVWVTSGHVSNFSDPLIENKVNGKRYRADKLIQEVDPNIIPEKMTFEEMTEFIKQNITKYDGAKTDWTSIKQFNLMFETYQGVVEDSKSKVYLRPETAQGIFVNFKNVLRTSRAKLPLGIGQVGKSFRNEVTPGNFIFRTREFEQMELEFFTMPEDAKTWFDYYVQKCYDFVLKLGIKQESIRVRAHEQEELAHYSEGTSDIEFMFPFGWGELLGIANRTDYDLKSHMNATGESLDYLDPNTNQKVIPYVIEPSIGLDRLMLAVISDAYENQELENDSRVVLKFPINIAPYKISVLPLVKKISDKAKEIYHDLLDKGIAVNYDEAGSIGKRYRRQDAIGTYWCLTVDYDTLNDNTVTLRNRDTMEQIRIPVSDIHKYL, encoded by the coding sequence ATGTATAATAAAGAAAAAATGCAAGAAATCGTAAATCATTTAAAAAATACTGGTTTTGTTTTTCAAGGAAGCGAAATCTATGGAGGACTTTCTAATACTTGAGATTATGGACCTTTAGGATCATTATTGAAAGACAATATTGAAAGTCAATGAAAAAAAGAGTTTATTCAAAAAGAACCAAACAATTATTTAATTGATAGCAAGATTTTAATGAACCCTCAAGTTTGAGTAACTAGTGGTCATGTTTCTAATTTCAGTGATCCATTGATCGAAAATAAAGTTAATGGTAAGCGTTATAGAGCTGATAAGTTAATTCAAGAAGTAGATCCTAACATCATTCCTGAAAAAATGACTTTTGAAGAAATGACTGAGTTTATTAAACAAAATATTACAAAGTATGATGGTGCTAAAACTGATTGAACTTCAATTAAACAATTTAACTTAATGTTTGAAACTTATCAAGGGGTAGTTGAAGATTCTAAATCTAAAGTTTATTTACGTCCTGAAACTGCTCAAGGTATATTTGTTAACTTTAAAAATGTTTTAAGAACTTCAAGAGCTAAATTGCCTTTAGGAATTGGTCAAGTTGGAAAAAGTTTTAGAAATGAGGTAACTCCTGGAAACTTTATTTTTAGAACTAGAGAATTTGAACAAATGGAATTAGAATTCTTCACAATGCCTGAAGATGCTAAAACTTGATTTGATTACTATGTACAAAAATGCTATGATTTTGTTTTAAAATTAGGAATCAAACAAGAAAGTATTAGAGTTAGAGCTCATGAACAAGAGGAATTAGCTCACTATTCAGAAGGAACTAGTGATATTGAATTCATGTTCCCATTTGGTTGAGGTGAATTATTAGGAATTGCTAATAGAACTGATTATGATTTAAAAAGTCATATGAATGCTACTGGAGAATCATTAGATTATTTAGATCCTAACACTAATCAAAAAGTTATTCCTTATGTAATTGAACCAAGTATTGGTTTAGACAGATTAATGTTAGCTGTTATTTCTGATGCTTATGAAAATCAAGAATTAGAAAATGATAGTAGAGTAGTTTTAAAATTCCCTATCAATATTGCTCCATACAAAATTAGTGTTTTACCTTTAGTTAAAAAAATTTCTGATAAAGCTAAAGAAATTTATCATGATTTATTAGATAAAGGTATTGCAGTAAATTACGATGAAGCAGGATCAATTGGTAAACGTTATAGAAGACAAGATGCTATTGGAACTTACTGATGTTTAACAGTTGATTATGATACTTTAAACGATAATACAGTTACATTAAGAAACAGAGATACAATGGAACAAATTCGTATCCCTGTTTCTGATATACACAAATATTTATAA
- the gmk gene encoding guanylate kinase → MKETKITKKPILIFSGPSGVGKGTIERLLFDFDELNLSLSCSATTRSKRDGELDGIHYYFIDVDEFRDKIKKRKFLEFSYHLGNYYGTLYSELDKIHQKNKLPMLEIETHGAKQVINKLSKSNQDKYNLITIFVLPPSIDDLKKRILNRGSENSKTLKERLKKAQSEIEESSIFKYKVINDTPERAAEEIRMILHKELNID, encoded by the coding sequence ATGAAAGAGACAAAAATAACTAAAAAACCAATATTAATTTTTTCAGGACCTAGTGGAGTTGGTAAAGGAACAATCGAGAGATTGTTATTTGATTTTGATGAATTAAATCTATCTTTATCTTGTTCAGCAACAACCAGAAGTAAAAGAGATGGAGAGTTAGATGGAATCCATTATTACTTTATTGATGTTGATGAGTTTAGAGATAAAATCAAAAAACGTAAATTTTTAGAGTTTTCTTATCATTTAGGTAATTACTATGGAACTTTATATTCTGAATTAGATAAGATTCACCAAAAAAATAAACTTCCAATGTTAGAAATTGAAACTCATGGGGCAAAACAAGTAATTAATAAATTATCAAAAAGTAATCAAGATAAATATAACTTAATTACTATTTTTGTATTACCACCTTCAATTGATGACTTAAAGAAACGTATTTTAAATCGTGGATCAGAAAATAGTAAAACCTTAAAAGAAAGACTTAAAAAAGCACAAAGCGAAATTGAAGAATCATCAATTTTCAAATATAAAGTTATTAATGATACTCCAGAAAGAGCCGCTGAAGAAATTAGAATGATTTTACACAAGGAGCTAAACATTGATTAA
- a CDS encoding PP2C family serine/threonine-protein phosphatase gives MIKYAMISETGNHRAKNDDRVNVFEKDDNVLAILCDGMGGYQYGDFAAATVVTDIGLDFINSFSFIDNIQVKKWIFSAIDKVKNRLKKISDNNKNYSKMGTTIVGALIIPSQERIFVFNVGDSRCYALTKSQDFVQITKDQNVANKLIAEGLPEKSAFSLRVARHLTSAIGPSSKTVVEISDFDQKSYAKLQKLILTSDGVHEFVRKDELKYIVSDQNDVKYIANKLIETATINESNDNMSVIAIEME, from the coding sequence TTGATTAAGTATGCAATGATTTCAGAAACAGGAAACCATCGTGCTAAAAATGACGATCGAGTGAATGTTTTTGAAAAAGATGACAATGTTTTAGCTATTTTATGTGATGGTATGGGTGGATATCAGTATGGAGATTTTGCTGCTGCAACTGTAGTGACTGATATTGGTTTAGATTTTATTAATTCTTTTTCATTTATCGATAATATTCAAGTTAAAAAATGAATTTTTTCTGCTATTGACAAAGTAAAAAATCGTTTAAAAAAAATTAGTGATAATAATAAAAATTATTCAAAAATGGGTACCACTATTGTTGGTGCTTTAATTATCCCAAGTCAAGAAAGAATTTTTGTATTTAATGTTGGTGATTCTAGATGCTATGCATTAACTAAATCACAAGATTTTGTACAAATTACCAAAGATCAAAATGTAGCTAATAAACTTATAGCTGAAGGATTACCTGAAAAATCAGCCTTTAGTTTAAGAGTAGCAAGACATTTAACTAGTGCTATAGGACCTTCAAGCAAAACTGTAGTAGAAATCTCAGATTTTGATCAAAAAAGTTATGCTAAATTACAAAAATTAATTTTAACAAGTGATGGAGTTCATGAATTTGTAAGAAAAGATGAACTTAAATACATTGTTTCTGATCAAAATGATGTTAAATACATCGCTAATAAACTAATTGAAACAGCAACTATTAATGAATCTAATGATAATATGAGTGTAATCGCAATAGAAATGGAGTAA
- a CDS encoding serine/threonine-protein kinase → MNNFHNVLPNSKLYEKYEIIKVIGSGGMGAVFLVKSKIYPNQYFALKYRHNDLNEANKQRFIAELKLISRLKSNNIPKLYDSYVDDSEQYYVMEYIEGQTLYNLIKQNGFLQTRLAINYIKQIARALGELHSANIIHRDIKSQNILVDKLHKVKVIDFGISISDDSQRLTKTNAVVCSPYYAAPEFAIKNAEITKAADIYSLGVMLYEMLVGDYPFRGSSEEETILMHKNSELPNPRNFRDMPQSLSNVIIKATAKNPKDRYETVWDFIKDIETVLTPERALEKPLSTKTAKNKISLVNIINSKTFLAAAITVIVVAIVVLSVLLALNIG, encoded by the coding sequence ATGAACAATTTTCATAATGTATTACCTAATTCAAAGTTATATGAGAAATACGAAATAATCAAAGTAATAGGTTCAGGTGGTATGGGTGCTGTTTTTTTAGTTAAATCTAAAATTTATCCCAATCAATATTTTGCTTTAAAATACCGTCATAATGACTTAAATGAAGCTAATAAACAACGTTTTATAGCTGAATTAAAGTTAATTAGTAGACTTAAATCAAATAATATTCCTAAATTATATGATTCTTATGTTGATGATAGTGAGCAATATTATGTAATGGAATATATTGAAGGTCAAACTTTATACAATTTAATTAAACAAAATGGTTTTTTACAAACTCGATTAGCTATTAACTATATTAAACAAATTGCTAGAGCTTTAGGTGAATTACATAGTGCCAATATTATTCACCGTGATATCAAAAGTCAAAATATTTTAGTTGATAAACTTCATAAAGTTAAAGTTATAGATTTTGGTATTTCGATTTCAGATGATAGTCAACGCTTAACTAAAACTAACGCTGTAGTATGTAGCCCTTATTATGCAGCTCCTGAATTTGCAATTAAAAATGCTGAAATCACCAAAGCTGCAGATATTTATTCTTTAGGGGTAATGCTATATGAAATGTTAGTAGGAGATTATCCTTTTAGAGGTTCTTCAGAAGAAGAAACAATTTTAATGCATAAAAATTCAGAACTACCTAATCCAAGAAATTTTAGAGATATGCCTCAATCATTATCAAATGTAATCATTAAAGCTACTGCTAAAAATCCTAAAGACCGTTATGAAACTGTGTGAGATTTTATTAAAGATATTGAAACAGTGCTTACACCTGAGCGAGCTTTAGAAAAACCTTTATCTACTAAAACTGCTAAAAATAAAATTTCATTAGTTAATATTATCAATTCTAAAACCTTTTTAGCTGCTGCTATTACTGTTATTGTTGTAGCAATAGTTGTTTTAAGTGTTTTATTAGCTTTAAATATAGGATAA